In Hermetia illucens chromosome 5, iHerIll2.2.curated.20191125, whole genome shotgun sequence, a single window of DNA contains:
- the LOC119658135 gene encoding death-associated protein 1-like codes for MTDEQEKKAGYPPAVKAGGMRIGHDKTHPMERPPKDAEDCTRLTPPVNITPNAMSITGAAARGNFEYSPQAAQVSPLMSN; via the coding sequence ATGACAGATGAACAGGAGAAGAAAGCGGGCTATCCCCCAGCAGTTAAAGCAGGAGGTATGCGAATTGGCCACGATAAAACTCATCCAATGGAACGACCACCAAAAGATGCAGAAGACTGTACAAGACTCACTCCTCCTGTCAATATAACTCCAAATGCTATGAGCATTACCGGTGCAGCAGCACGAGGTAATTTCGAATATTCGCCCCAAGCCGCACAAGTTTCACCGCTTATGTCTAATTAA
- the LOC119657988 gene encoding pancreatic triacylglycerol lipase, translated as MILQNATAGLLLQTMLYLSNSSKQVVDPLDNIQTAPNEITETKCYGVYGCFPIDGPWQSPTRQINHAPQKPSQIRARYPVFNRFHREMPKFIDLNDPDGVQSLGINPNGSLFIVTHGYLESGDKPWIKELAMTLLDADKEGTASVVVVDWGGGSSPPYVQAVANIRLVGAITAHVVFLLYEELQFPNLDKVHMIGHSLGSHLSGYTGYTLQKDFGLKMGRITGLDPAEPLFGDTDPIVRLDKTDAHYVDVIHTDSHSLINGGLGMLKPIGHVDFYPNGGHDNPGCGLRFEEYMKQPKSSFFWSVQQFVSCNHIRSYEFFTESIKPNCPFMGITCDSFESFQEGKCSRCGHDGHMCIQFGYNSLKSYRYLVQNAEVRDTAPLVAYLMTSEKSPFCRAHYKVTIKMSAEDESAMHGGEIGIFSLKIHSVEKNETSMIPFSKEPKYFEPGFQYSAMLPGESVGKIDHLSVTWDYRTNFMNPFTWRLLASPRVYVEYVEVQSLENDLHKIKACSIFASPILSGTPSILREEYCHPW; from the exons ATGATTTTACAGAACGCTACGGCCGGTTTGCTCCTGCAAACTATGTTGTATTTGTCAAATTCGTCAAAACAAGTTGTCGACCCTCTTGACAATATACAAACTGCACCCAATG AGATTACCGAGACAAAATGCTATGGCGTCTATGGATGCTTTCCCATCGATGGTCCTTGGCAAAGCCCAACCCGACAGATAAATCATGCTCCTCAGAAACCTTCACAAATACGAGCCCGGTATCCAGTTTTCAATCGTTTCCATCGAGAGATGCCTAAATTTATCGACTTAAATGATCCAGATGGAGTCCAGTCGCTGGGAATCAACCCGAATGGAAGTTTGTTCATAGTCACCCACGGATACTTGGAATCCGGTGACAAACCATGGATCAAGGAATTGGCGATGACCCTCTTAGATGCAGATAAGGAAGGAACGGCTAGTGTAGTTGTTGTCGATTGGGGTGGCGGCTCCAGTCCGCCATACGTCCAAGCTGTTGCCAACATTCGGCTGGTTGGAGCGATAACGGCGCATGTAGTTTTCCTGTTATAC GAGGAACTTCAATTCCCGAACTTGGACAAGGTTCACATGATTGGCCACTCGTTAGGATCCCATTTGTCTGGTTACACTGGGTACACATTACAAAAGGACTTTGGCTTGAAAATGGGTCGTATCACAGGGCTGGATCCTGCAGAGCCTTTGTTTGGTGACACCGACCCCATAGTTCGCTTAGATAAAACTGATGCCCACTACGTGGATGTTATTCACACTGACTCACACTCGTTGATCAACGGAGGATTGGGAATGCTGAAACCAATTGGACATGTTGATTTCTACCCCAACGGAGGACATGATAACCCTGGATGTGGGTTGAGGTTCGAGGAGTACATGAAACAGCCAAAGAGTTCATTCTTTTGGAGTGTCCAGCAGTTTGTCAGTTGCAACCACATTCGAAGCTACGAGTTTTTCACGGAGAGCATAAAGCCAAATTGTCCTTTTATGGGAATTACATGTGATTCGTTTGAG AGTTTCCAAGAAGGCAAGTGCTCGAGATGCGGTCACGATGGGCACATGTGCATCCAATTTGGCTACAACAGCCTGAAAAGCTACCGATATTTAGTGCAAAATGCAGAAGTTCGGGACACAGCTCCGTTAGTCGCTTACTTAATGACCTCTGAGAAAAGCCCATTTTGCC GAGCGCATTACAAAGTAACTATCAAGATGTCCGCAGAAGATGAAAGTGCAATGCATGGCGGTGAAATTGGTATTTTCTCTCTGAAAATTCATTCAGTTGAGAAGAATGAAACTTCAATGATTCCCTTCTCCAAAGAACCAAA ATATTTCGAGCCTGGTTTCCAATACTCTGCAATGCTTCCTGGTGAATCTGTTGGAAAAATTGATCATCTTTCAGTGACTTGGGACTACCGGACGAACTTTATGAATCCTTTCACGTGGAGACTGCTGGCATCACCACGAGTTTATGTGGAGTACGTTGAAGTGCAATCACTGGAAAATGACCTTCACAAAATAAAGGCGTGTTCCATATTTGCAAGTCCGATTCTGTCCGGTACGCCAAGTATTTTGCGGGAAGAATATTGCCATCCGTGGTAA